The following proteins come from a genomic window of Chloroflexota bacterium:
- a CDS encoding OB-fold domain-containing protein has protein sequence MVGITSYGAYIPWNRMKREDCVKAWGGFAMPGERAVAYYDEDSVSMAVEAGMDCLTGVDPKKVDGLFFATTTSPYKEKQCSALMAVPLDLRADIRTADVTTSLRAGTTAMALAFDTIRAGSANSVLVIAADMRVGAPAGMGEQQMGDGSAALLLGDQNVIAEILGVYSISDELAGTWRSEDDKFVRSGEDRFVMDEGYSKYVPVAIAGVLKKCGLTPKDITKVTLDPPGDPRRHGKAIAQAGFEASQIQDPFGLVLNVGVTGCAMAPMMLIAALEDAKPGDKIIVAGSGNGADAMVLQVTDAIKKMGERRGIKKNLASKRVMPNYNDYLRWRELVPQEVARRPDKQHIRMSANWRERKQLLGLWGVKCKKCGTPQYDNGAAATGPIRICAQCQAQDTFDDYNFVRRKAKVFSYTQDNLAAVIDPPASVVLIEFDGGGRAFFDLTDRDPAKVEVGMPVEMTFRKLQYDRGLTNYFWKARPVR, from the coding sequence ATGGTAGGGATAACCTCGTATGGGGCCTACATCCCCTGGAACCGAATGAAACGGGAGGACTGCGTCAAAGCCTGGGGTGGCTTTGCGATGCCCGGTGAAAGGGCGGTTGCCTATTACGATGAAGACAGTGTGTCCATGGCCGTGGAAGCGGGCATGGACTGCCTCACTGGTGTGGATCCCAAGAAGGTGGATGGGCTCTTCTTTGCTACAACGACTTCTCCTTACAAGGAGAAGCAGTGCTCGGCCTTGATGGCTGTACCACTGGATCTGCGTGCTGATATCAGAACTGCTGATGTTACTACTTCCCTGCGAGCGGGGACTACTGCTATGGCCCTGGCTTTTGATACGATCAGGGCGGGATCGGCGAATAGCGTGCTGGTGATTGCCGCTGATATGCGAGTAGGAGCCCCGGCGGGGATGGGCGAGCAGCAAATGGGCGACGGCTCTGCTGCTCTTCTACTGGGCGATCAGAATGTAATTGCGGAGATTCTGGGTGTCTATTCCATATCAGATGAGTTGGCAGGGACCTGGCGATCCGAAGACGACAAGTTTGTTCGCTCCGGGGAAGACCGCTTTGTGATGGACGAGGGCTATTCCAAGTACGTGCCTGTGGCTATCGCTGGCGTGCTGAAGAAATGTGGGCTCACGCCGAAGGACATCACCAAAGTGACTCTTGATCCTCCCGGCGATCCCAGAAGGCACGGGAAGGCGATAGCACAAGCTGGGTTCGAAGCTTCTCAAATACAGGACCCCTTTGGCCTGGTTCTTAATGTAGGTGTCACTGGCTGTGCCATGGCTCCGATGATGCTGATAGCTGCTCTTGAGGATGCTAAACCCGGAGACAAGATAATCGTTGCTGGCAGTGGCAACGGGGCAGATGCTATGGTTCTGCAGGTTACCGATGCCATTAAGAAGATGGGAGAACGCAGAGGTATTAAAAAGAATCTGGCATCAAAGCGGGTGATGCCCAACTACAACGACTATCTGCGCTGGCGTGAGTTGGTTCCCCAGGAAGTGGCCAGACGACCTGACAAGCAGCACATCCGGATGTCAGCCAACTGGCGTGAGAGAAAGCAACTCCTGGGCCTCTGGGGTGTAAAGTGTAAGAAGTGTGGTACGCCGCAGTATGACAATGGTGCTGCTGCAACAGGGCCTATCCGTATCTGCGCTCAGTGTCAGGCCCAGGACACCTTTGATGACTACAACTTCGTCAGGAGGAAGGCCAAGGTCTTTAGTTATACCCAGGACAACCTGGCTGCGGTCATCGATCCACCGGCTTCGGTGGTGTTGATAGAGTTCGATGGTGGGGGAAGAGCGTTCTTTGATCTCACCGATCGGGATCCCGCAAAGGTAGAGGTAGGCATGCCTGTGGAGATGACGTTCCGGAAACTGCAATACGACCGGGGCCTCACCAACTATTTCTGGAAGGCTCGACCAGTAAGGTAA
- a CDS encoding NAD(P)/FAD-dependent oxidoreductase translates to MAESYDVIVIGAGFGGSACGALLAKRGLKVLLLDKNAKAGGKAMAFSKGGYTYTAWVVIAAPTMGNLFEAVLKELGMEKKVELVAPGIQGATFKQLSGKWVVGPQSETPDPNKIFDWLEVPEAERTDALTLLAELTMMSPKDIAALDNASFGEWLGGHKVNRGLYSFLISLVSDGCFVLPADAVAASEGITVVQQMFLRGGGVFCKGGIGRVAETFAEAVEAFGGKTIMRCRVEKIHVEDGRVTGVATDKGEFKAPVVVSNAGIQPTVLKLVGEKHFDRSYLNYVKDLVPSLAFIGARYFLNKEVIPRVPFGAVFTTNSPWSVDKWIKAKNGQIPEEMTVWYEIPSNYDPSAAPKGKQIVLTGFLGPCDPNLTEKELKPWLDKGDEMMFKAFPDLKAAIESKEYYSPHDVSMLTRDSVLPGIGGECIGLGQVVGQAGSHKPSVKAPIQGLFYVGCDAGGIGVGTQQAVDSGMKVASIVLQYHRMRQATI, encoded by the coding sequence ATGGCAGAGTCCTATGATGTAATTGTGATTGGAGCTGGATTTGGTGGCAGCGCCTGCGGTGCCCTTTTGGCGAAAAGGGGGCTCAAGGTATTGCTTCTGGATAAGAACGCCAAAGCCGGGGGTAAAGCCATGGCCTTTTCGAAAGGGGGCTATACCTACACGGCCTGGGTGGTTATTGCGGCCCCCACGATGGGCAACCTCTTCGAGGCTGTGCTGAAAGAACTGGGGATGGAAAAGAAGGTGGAGTTGGTAGCCCCCGGCATCCAGGGGGCCACGTTCAAGCAATTGTCAGGCAAGTGGGTAGTAGGTCCGCAAAGTGAGACTCCAGATCCCAACAAGATCTTTGACTGGCTGGAGGTACCGGAGGCGGAAAGGACAGATGCTCTGACACTTCTGGCAGAGCTGACAATGATGAGCCCGAAAGACATAGCAGCTCTGGACAACGCCAGCTTCGGCGAGTGGCTGGGCGGACACAAGGTAAATAGGGGGTTGTACAGCTTCCTCATCAGCCTTGTCTCTGATGGCTGCTTCGTGCTCCCGGCAGACGCCGTGGCTGCCTCTGAGGGGATTACAGTGGTTCAGCAGATGTTCCTCCGCGGCGGCGGTGTGTTCTGCAAGGGTGGCATAGGGCGGGTGGCTGAAACCTTTGCTGAGGCTGTGGAAGCATTTGGCGGCAAGACGATCATGCGGTGCCGTGTGGAGAAAATTCATGTAGAAGATGGACGGGTTACCGGTGTGGCCACTGACAAGGGGGAATTCAAGGCACCTGTCGTGGTGAGCAACGCTGGCATCCAGCCCACAGTGCTCAAACTGGTGGGTGAAAAACATTTCGACAGGAGCTACCTAAACTATGTGAAGGATCTGGTACCGTCGCTGGCGTTCATAGGTGCCCGCTATTTCCTGAACAAGGAAGTGATTCCGAGAGTGCCATTCGGAGCAGTATTTACAACTAATAGTCCCTGGAGTGTTGATAAGTGGATCAAGGCGAAGAACGGCCAGATCCCTGAGGAAATGACTGTCTGGTACGAGATCCCCTCCAACTACGATCCGAGCGCTGCCCCGAAGGGTAAGCAGATCGTCCTGACCGGGTTCCTGGGCCCCTGTGATCCGAATCTGACGGAGAAGGAACTGAAGCCATGGTTGGACAAGGGCGACGAGATGATGTTCAAGGCCTTCCCTGATCTGAAAGCTGCCATTGAGTCGAAGGAATACTACTCACCGCATGATGTCTCCATGCTTACCCGTGACTCGGTATTGCCGGGTATTGGTGGGGAGTGCATTGGACTGGGGCAGGTGGTGGGCCAAGCCGGCAGTCACAAGCCATCGGTCAAGGCGCCGATACAGGGGCTGTTCTACGTGGGCTGCGACGCTGGTGGTATTGGCGTTGGCACCCAGCAGGCAGTGGACTCGGGGATGAAAGTGGCCAGTATAGTGCTTCAATACCACCGTATGCGCCAAGCGACTATCTAG
- a CDS encoding porin PorA family protein, translating to MALAVIGILLVIFGVGWMTAIFPQISKIPANLKQSTEQQGTVELFDSGTGQLQHYDVTNTRDYSTVKCSGNIIYIWEDITFKDATGQEISALHTKTLLAIDRVTRANVPGHGDGNRDGYWSFPRDVKADLVYPFWNTGNPSNLDCIYTGEDDLNGIHVYKFEMSTPEEGLVVPAGIDTPEMKVYQKITQWVEPVSGLTVRFESTTKRTTTIPVQDSLFPNTGPITYTDITLYEDNLEFTDATVEQMSHDARFYRWVLPFAETTVPWLSIGLGLVVIIGSAFLIRTASKKSQ from the coding sequence ATTGCCCTTGCCGTGATTGGGATACTCCTGGTTATCTTCGGGGTGGGCTGGATGACCGCTATCTTCCCGCAAATAAGCAAGATACCTGCTAATCTCAAACAGTCCACCGAGCAGCAAGGGACTGTGGAATTATTCGATTCTGGGACGGGGCAGCTACAGCACTATGATGTCACCAACACCAGGGACTACAGCACCGTCAAATGCTCCGGCAACATAATCTACATCTGGGAGGACATCACCTTCAAAGATGCCACCGGCCAGGAAATTTCCGCGCTTCATACAAAGACCCTGCTGGCAATAGACAGGGTAACCCGGGCCAATGTACCGGGGCATGGCGATGGTAACCGCGACGGCTACTGGAGTTTCCCCCGCGATGTGAAGGCTGACTTGGTCTATCCCTTCTGGAACACCGGCAATCCCAGCAACCTCGACTGCATATATACCGGCGAAGACGACCTCAATGGGATTCACGTCTATAAATTTGAGATGTCCACCCCCGAGGAGGGGCTGGTGGTACCTGCCGGGATAGACACCCCCGAGATGAAGGTCTATCAAAAGATCACGCAGTGGGTTGAGCCAGTCTCCGGCTTAACCGTTCGTTTTGAGAGCACTACCAAGAGGACCACGACAATCCCTGTCCAGGACAGCCTCTTTCCGAACACCGGTCCTATCACCTACACCGACATAACGCTGTACGAAGACAATCTGGAGTTCACTGATGCTACTGTCGAGCAAATGTCTCATGACGCCAGGTTCTATCGCTGGGTGCTGCCCTTTGCAGAAACCACCGTGCCGTGGCTATCCATAGGATTGGGACTCGTTGTCATCATCGGTTCGGCGTTCTTAATCAGGACGGCTTCAAAGAAGTCACAGTAA